CTGAAAAATTAGAAGATTCATATTTTATAAATGTTGAATTTTCTGAATATTTTGAAGATGGGAGATTTATCACTATAAAAGCAAAGAAAGCAAAAAATTTCTCTGACCTAAACTGGATTTTTGAAAATGGAAATCTATGGGAATTTGATTCAGAAAAAAATCTGATAAAAAAAGAAAAATTCAGTAAAAAGATTGTTTCAATTTTGTTAACATCTGAAATTCTTTCTATTTCCAGTATTGATATTGAAACACTTTCATTTTTTCAACTTTCCTCCATTCTAAATAAAATGAGAAAACTCGGTATAAATCCTGTTTCTTTAACTACATATACTTATGAAAAAGTTTCTTATCCTTTTCTGAATTTTTTTCTTATATTTATAATATTTTCCTTTTTGAAAAAAAGTCAGAAGATTTCAAATTTATATGTTTTTTCTTTTTCTTTTCTTTTTTCTTTTTTTTCCTATTTCCTCTATGTTTTCTTTTTTTCTTTATCCAAAAATGCCAAAATTCATCCTCTTTTGGGTAGTTTAGGAGTTCCTTTTGTAATTCTGGCATTTATTATTTTTCAGAATTATGGTTTGAATAAAATAAAAAAATCTTGTATTATATTTAGGAAATCTTAACATTGAAAGTGATGAAAAAAATGAAAAAAAATCTTATTTTAGAAATCGGAGTTGAAGATTTACCATCAAGTATAGATGAATATCTGGAAGAGGTTTTTGCACCTTTACTTAAAAAATCCCTTGAAAATGAAAGGATTGATTATAATGATTTAAAGATTTTTTATACACCGAGGAGAATTATTATTTTTTTAAAAGACCTTGAAGAAAAACAAAAAGATAAAACAGTTGAGATTTCAGGACCTCCACTGGAAATATGCAGGGATAAGGATGGTAATTGGAACGAAATTGCATACAAATTTGCAAAAGGAAACAATGTAAAATTGAGTGATTTGAAAATATTTGAAAAAAAAGGGAAAAAGGTTGTAGGTATTGTTAAATTAGAAAAAGGAGAAAGTATAACTAAAATTTTTAATAGAATAATAAATGATGTGCTTAAGCAACTTGAAATTCCAAGAGGGATGATATGGAATGAAAACAGGTTTAAATTTTTCAGACCAATAAGATATATAATTTCTCTTTATGGAGAAAAAATTGTTCCTGTTGAAATAGGGGGTATAAAAAGCAAAAGATTTACTTATGGCCACAGAACTCTTTCAGACAAAAAAATAGTTCCTTATGATACAAAAGATTTTTTTGATAAACTTTTAAAGAATTTTGTTATTTTTGACCAGGAATTACGAAAAAGAATGATACTGGAGGAGATTAAAAAATTGATAGGTGATAACTTTTTATTTGAATCTAAACTTGTTGATAAGATTACACCCATAGTTGAATATCCTGTTTGTGGAATTTGCAATTTACCCGAAAATTATAAGAAATTACCCAAAGAGGTTTTAACATCAATAATTTTAAATGTTAAAGGTATACCTCTTTTTGATAAGAGTGGTAATCTTTCTCCTGTTTTTGTAGTTGTTTGT
This bacterium DNA region includes the following protein-coding sequences:
- a CDS encoding LptF/LptG family permease; amino-acid sequence: MRKKFLYIFLNFLKFFFIISLLFVILFLIIQILDDLTDFLVHRKTFILKNYLYTCPLLFVQISPIITTLSTMLILSEMLKNNEIKILFLSGINPRKVFSIFLFCGFFASVFTFVLKNYVSPPLMRKLSNRIIQSSIAFSSPKYFFYSEKLEDSYFINVEFSEYFEDGRFITIKAKKAKNFSDLNWIFENGNLWEFDSEKNLIKKEKFSKKIVSILLTSEILSISSIDIETLSFFQLSSILNKMRKLGINPVSLTTYTYEKVSYPFLNFFLIFIIFSFLKKSQKISNLYVFSFSFLFSFFSYFLYVFFFSLSKNAKIHPLLGSLGVPFVILAFIIFQNYGLNKIKKSCIIFRKS